Genomic DNA from Lutibacter sp. A80:
GTTCTCCTAAAGATAAATTTATTGTAAAGGATGATATTACAAAAGATACTATGTGGTGGAATTCACCTCAAGCTCCTAATGATAACAAACCAACTACACAAGCTGTTTGGAATGATTTAAAAGCATTAGTTGTTGAAGAATTAGATGGAAAAAGATTATTTGTAGTTGATACTTTTTGTGGTGCTAATGAAGATTCAAGATTAAAAGTACGTTTTGTAGTGGAAGTTGCTTGGCAAGCTCATTTTGTAACTAATATGTTTATTAGACCAACAGCTGAAGAACTTGAAACATATGGAGAGCCTGATTTTACAGTATTAAATGGTTCTAAAACAAAAAACCCTAACTGGAAAGAGCATGGATTAAATTCTGAAGTATTTACAGTATTTAACTTAACTGAGAAAATGCAAGTTATTGGTGGATCTTGGTACGGTGGTGAAATGAAAAAAGGAATTTTTGCAATGATGAACTACTATTTACCATTAAAAGGTATGGCTGCAATGCACTGTTCTGCTAATGTTGGTAAAGATGGTGATACTGCAATTTTCTTTGGTTTATCAGGAACAGGTAAAACTACGTTATCTACAGATGCTAGCCGTCAGTTAATTGGTGATGATGAGCACGGATGGGATGATGCAGGTGTATTTAACTTTGAAGGTGGTTGTTACGCAAAAACAATTAACTTAGATAAAGATGCTGAGCCAGAAATTTATGGAGCAATTAAACGTAACGCTCTTTTAGAAAATGTAACTGTTGATGAAGATGGTAAAATTGATTTTACAGATGATTCTGTAACTCAAAACACACGTGTTTCTTACCCAATTAATCATATTGAAAACATTGCTGTTCCTTCAAAAGCTGGAGCTGCTAAAAAAGTAATTTTCTTATCTGCTGATGCATTTGGAACATTACCTCCAGTTTCTAAATTAACTCCAGAACAAACTAAATACCACTTCTTATCTGGATTTACAGCTAAATTAGCAGGT
This window encodes:
- the pckA gene encoding phosphoenolpyruvate carboxykinase (ATP), translating into MQVLRDSVVEALKNIGLTKKNEIIYNPSYEELFEAEMDPSLEGFEKAQLTELDAVNVMTGKFTGRSPKDKFIVKDDITKDTMWWNSPQAPNDNKPTTQAVWNDLKALVVEELDGKRLFVVDTFCGANEDSRLKVRFVVEVAWQAHFVTNMFIRPTAEELETYGEPDFTVLNGSKTKNPNWKEHGLNSEVFTVFNLTEKMQVIGGSWYGGEMKKGIFAMMNYYLPLKGMAAMHCSANVGKDGDTAIFFGLSGTGKTTLSTDASRQLIGDDEHGWDDAGVFNFEGGCYAKTINLDKDAEPEIYGAIKRNALLENVTVDEDGKIDFTDDSVTQNTRVSYPINHIENIAVPSKAGAAKKVIFLSADAFGTLPPVSKLTPEQTKYHFLSGFTAKLAGTERGITEPTPTFSACFGAAFLSLHPTKYGQELVKKMEANGAEAYLVNTGWNGSGKRISIKDTRGIINAILDGSIERAETKNIPIFNLEVPTSLPGVHTEILDPRDTYEDASEWETKATKLAGLFIENFEKYTDNEEGKALVAAGPQI